In Fusarium oxysporum f. sp. lycopersici 4287 chromosome 2, whole genome shotgun sequence, a genomic segment contains:
- a CDS encoding protein transporter sec-13: MSAQVITNSGHEDMIHDAVLDYYGRKLATCSGDKTIKIFEIEGETQRLIETLKGHEGAVWCVAWAHPKYGNILASAGYDGKVFIWKEQGGQNNAWQRIYDFNLHKASVNVVSWSPHEAGCLLACASSDGNVSVLEFKDNSIDHTIFPAHGLGVNSVSWAPATTPGSIVSSAPGPGATGNRRFVSGGSDNVLKIWAFDAASQTYKQEREPLTGHTDWVRDVAWSPTVLQKSYIASASQDKTVRIWTSDPSNPTQWESKVLNFEAAVWRVSWSLSGNVLAVSGQDNKVSLWKENLRGEWECVKTIEE, translated from the exons ATG TCGGCGCAAGTTATCACCAACTCTGGTCATGAGGACATGATT CATGATGCTGTCCTCGATTACTACGGGCGCAAGCTAGCTACCTGCTCTGGCGACAAGACGATCAAGATCTTTGAGATTGAGGGCGAAACCCAGCGATTGATCGAGACTCTCAAGGG ACATGAGGGTGCCGTCTGGTGTGTCGCTTGGGCGCATCCCAAGTACGGCAACATCCTCGCATCGGCTGGTTACGATGGCAAGGTATTCATCTGGAAGGAGCAGGGCGGACAGAACAACGCATGGCAGCGAATCTACGACTTCAACCTACACAAGGCCTCGGTCAACGTCGTTTCATGGTCTCCCCATGAGGCTGGCTGTCTGCTAGCATGCGCCTCCTCCGACGGCAACGTGAGCGTTCTCGAGTTCAAGGACAACAGCATCGACCACACCATCTTCCCCGCCCACGGTCTCGGCGTCAACTCTGTCTCCTGGGCTCCCGCTACTACTCCTGGAAGCATCGTCAGCAGCGCCCCTGGTCCTGGCGCTACCGGCAACCGACGATTCGTTTCTGGCGGCAGCGACAACGTTCTCAAGATCTGGGCTTTTGATGCTGCTTCTCAGACCTACAAGCAAGAGCGTGAGCCCCTGACTGGTCATACCGACTGGGTTCGCGATGTTGCCTGGTCCCCTACTGTCCTCCAAAAGTCCTACATCGCTTCTGCTTCGCAGGACAAGACAGTCCGTATTTGGACATCTGATCCCTCAAACCCTACCCAGTGGGAATCTAAGGTCCTCAACTTTGAGGCGGCTGTGTGGCGAGTTAGCTGGTCGCTCAGCGGCAATGTGCTGGCGGTAAGCGGCCAGGACAACAAGGTGTCGTTGTGGAAGGAGAATCTCCGAGGCGAGTGGGAGTGCGTCAAGACAATTGAGGAATAG
- a CDS encoding hypothetical protein (At least one base has a quality score < 10), with product MDPNNGKDSSNSRRSSTRRSRSLRLSTGSGANDDYDLSAMMSYQKIVLTEGTQAPTHPYALYTQNTTSGESSAPSIPVGFNGLGGTYQRQLGPDGEEAGDLVGPLGHMEELPPYTRYPDNAYVPKPATQTPVSPVSPVSEPASPTREIPGAGGIGMATRDPEFSSTDDDLALPRTRPSVRSHASEASHHDINTAAAETSEKPTVNKWQRRAKKKLWGIMDPLIQMRRFALPNIDPSPQNSNACFNDSQQSSAWSCDIVIPMWSIQIDKGTRSKSKPCYNLTLKAIPDKDTPFPWGAQPPSIPQPTPMVLVNDTLELARGPAWWLRTKYNKTVIVSEKKFGAALSKRGWDGDDEYEDYNSFHRFKNKAPPNAKKGDKPWICTWPDTVIEFFIYPGENSSTYHPPSATTTGSEGATATYSTYSSTSTADWSSWKQPVPVFPHVYKMVERRFLWGEESVATCTQYEIIGDGDEKRPVEKDGKKVVIVIVEQENEDVDNLDLTFTKRSELETKKALRQLLKRTNPSLTDCGCSWTSL from the exons ATGGATCCCAACAACGGGAAGGACTCCAGCAACTCGCGTCGCTCATCGACCCGACGCTCGCGTTCCTTGAGGCTGTCCACTGGTAGTGGTGCCAACGATGACTACGATCTCAGTGCTATGATG TCATACCAGAAGATCGTTCTTACGGAAGGCACTCAAGCTCCAACTCATCCATACGCTCTTTACACACAAAACACCACCTCCGGCGAGAGCAGCGCACCCTCGATTCCAGTGGGATTCAACGGCTTGGGAGGAACTTATCAGCGACAACTAGGACcggatggagaagaggcagGTGATTTGGTCGGCCCATTGGGCCATATGGAGGAACTGCCGCCCTACACCAGATATCCGGACAATGCGTATGTGCCTAAACCTGCAACACAAACACCAGTATCGCCAGTATCGCCCGTGTCCGAACCCGCATCCCCCACCAGGGAAATTCCAGGAGCTGGTGGAATCGGTATGGCAACTCGCGATCCTGAATTCTCATCAACGGATGATGACCTAGCTTTGCCGAGGACCCGGCCTTCAGTCAGAAGCCATGCCTCCGAGGCCAGCCATCACGACATCAACACCGCCGCCGCCGAAACTTCCGAGAAGCCTACTGTCAACAAATGGCAACGtagggcaaagaagaagctctgGGGAATT ATGGACCCCCTGATCCAAATGA GGCGTTTTGCACTCCCCAATATTGACCCTAGCCCTCAGAATAGCAATGCCTGTTTCAACGACTCGCAACAGTCATCGGCCTGGTCCTGTGACATTGTCATCCCTATGTGGTCGATTCAGATCGATAAAGGCACAAGATCCAAGTCCAAACCTTGCTACAATTTGACTCTCAAAGCTATTCCTGATAAGGACACGCCATTTCCGTGGGGTGCCCAACCTCCCAGCATTCCTCAGCCAACACCTATGGTATTAGTTAACGACACGTTGGAACTTGCACGCGGTCCtgcttggtggttgaggACAAAGTACAACAAGACTGTCATCGTTTccgagaagaagtttggTGCTGCTCTGAGCAAGCGAGGTTGGGACGGCGACGATGAATATGAAGACTACAACTCTTTCCATCgattcaagaacaaggctcCCCCTAACGCCAAGAAGGGCGACAAGCCTTGGATATGTACATGGCCAGACACTGTCATCGAGTTCTTTATTTACCCCGGTGAAAATTCTTCGACCTATCATCCCCCTTCTGCGACAACTACTGGTTCCGAAGGTGCCACTGCCACATACAGCACCTATTCTAGCACATCCACAGCCGACTGGAGCTCTTGGAAACAACCCGTGCCCGTGTTCCCCCATGTTTACAAGATGGTTGAGCGCCGATTTCTATGGGGTGAAGAATCCGTGGCGACTTGCACTCAATACGAGATCATTGGCGACggagatgagaagaggcCGGTTGAAAAAGACGGTAAGAAGGTTGTGATCGTCATTGTTGAACAGGAGAATGAGGATGTTGATAACCTGGACCTTACCTTCACAAAGCGCTCAGAACTTGAGACCAAGAAAGCGCTTCGACAGTTGCTGAAACGAACCAACCCGTCACTTACCGATTGCGGTTGCTCATGGACGTCACTATAA
- a CDS encoding hypothetical protein (At least one base has a quality score < 10): protein MSRSSVYSDDSRSSAWTTTYTRIPKKQPKALRFLSWVAGAPPGATAVKKRTRDYRDDRSVSSGGSTFSNWDQSDTQLSWVVHPNSYYYSGSSRGSTSSGHSKRSGRSHKSGGGSRKHFDGAVPRPVVQPMNMNGGPPPQHPPPPPMAPPMDGGYDGGPGYDAGYGDGIYDEGYDPNFGGGPPPAPMMGGYGGPPPPHMPPPPPMHPQMPGGMPGGAPFIDLTGPESLRR, encoded by the coding sequence ATGTCACGTTCATCCGTCTACTCAGATGACAGCCGCTCGTCGGCATGGACGACTACTTATACCCGGATACCCAAGAAACAGCCCAAGGCTCTCCGCTTTCTCTCATGGGTAGCTGGAGCACCACCTGGAGCTACAGCTGTCAAGAAGAGAACAAGAGACTACCGTGATGACCGTTCAGTCAGTTCCGGTGGCTCGACGTTCTCTAACTGGGATCAGTCCGACACACAACTCTCCTGGGTTGTTCATCCCAATAGCTACTACTACAGCGGTAGCAGCAGGGGTAGCACCAGCAGTGGACATAGTAAGCGAAGTGGACGGAGTCACAAGAGCGGAGGTGGCTCCCGTAAGCACTTTGACGGAGCCGTTCCCCGGCCGGTGGTTCAGCCGATGAACATGAACGGCGGCCCCCCACCACAACAtccacctccgcctccgATGGCCCCACCCATGGACGGAGGCTACGACGGAGGTCCAGGTTATGATGCCGGCTACGGCGATGGTATCTATGATGAAGGCTATGATCCCAATTTCGGTGGTGgtcctcctcctgctccGATGATGGGCGGGTACGGTggccctcctcctcctcacaTGCCTCCGCCACCTCCCATGCATCCCCAAATGCCTGGTGGAATGCCCGGCGGAGCTCCTTTTATCGACTTAACTGGGCCAGAATCACTCAGGAGGTAG